From a region of the Streptomyces sp. NBC_01244 genome:
- a CDS encoding MMPL family transporter: MTTQTPAPSSTETEPPPASSPTVASRYAAFVAGRRSKWVVLVLWFLLMGIGGSLAAGLADVQDNDPETWLPSSAQSTKAVQLAEQYFADKDSSSAVIVYAREGGLTPADLSKIDADRALLGDKVAVGEVSSAVVSEDKVAAFVSVPLRTSPSDNKVLTDKVEEAGKLTSEGAPAGLDVKITGEAGSIRDFAEVYSGMDGALLGAALAVVALLLLVTYRSPVLWLIPLIAVGLASQVASGVVYLLAKHAGLVVNGQSAYVLMVLSVGVGTDYALLIIARYREELHRHEDRHTAMALAVNGSLPALAASAATVAVATLCLVFGSMNSTKGLGPVVAIGVVLVFFAMTSLLPALLVILGRWVFWPVKPRVTAGYDPNSAQGHGKWAKIAAAVGRRPRAVWIGTALVLGVMALGVFGVQTGQTQAEQFTGKVDSVTGQQLLAKHFPAGSSAPADVYVRDAGAESATATVAKVPGVSSVDTQVAKGGWTHLTAVLRDAPDSAAAKDTIKDIRKALDGSTGPAADAIVGGQTAVALDVSEGQSSEEKLLIPLILAVVLVMLLILLRAVIGSLVLLVSVVLSFAAAVGTASLLFHVLDHAKIDRGLVLFGFIFLVALGVDYTIFLMTRAKEEVQLRGHREGILTAVTVTGGVITSAGVVLAATFLVLAAIPTVSALQQGLLVAVGILLDTFLVRSLLVPALALDLGPRFWRPGLPELEAAPHESGKSRADVPTTV, translated from the coding sequence ATGACGACCCAGACCCCGGCACCATCCTCCACGGAAACGGAACCACCGCCCGCTTCTTCCCCCACCGTTGCGAGCCGGTACGCGGCCTTCGTCGCCGGCCGGCGCTCCAAGTGGGTCGTGCTTGTGCTGTGGTTCCTGCTGATGGGCATCGGTGGCTCGCTGGCCGCCGGCCTTGCAGACGTACAGGACAACGACCCCGAGACCTGGCTGCCGTCGAGCGCGCAGTCGACCAAGGCGGTGCAGCTCGCGGAGCAGTACTTCGCCGACAAGGACTCCAGCTCCGCAGTCATCGTCTACGCCCGTGAGGGCGGCCTCACCCCGGCCGACCTGTCCAAGATCGACGCCGATCGCGCCCTGCTCGGCGACAAGGTGGCCGTCGGCGAGGTCTCCTCCGCCGTGGTCTCCGAGGACAAGGTCGCGGCGTTCGTGAGCGTTCCGCTGCGCACCTCGCCCAGCGACAACAAGGTGCTCACCGACAAGGTGGAGGAAGCCGGCAAGCTCACCTCCGAGGGCGCCCCCGCCGGTCTCGACGTCAAGATCACCGGCGAGGCCGGGAGCATCCGCGACTTCGCCGAGGTCTACTCCGGCATGGACGGCGCCCTCCTGGGTGCCGCGCTCGCCGTGGTGGCGCTGCTGCTGCTCGTGACCTACCGCAGCCCGGTGCTGTGGCTGATTCCGCTGATCGCCGTGGGGCTGGCCAGCCAGGTGGCGAGCGGCGTGGTCTACCTCCTCGCCAAGCACGCGGGGCTGGTGGTCAACGGTCAGAGCGCCTACGTCCTGATGGTGCTGTCCGTGGGCGTGGGCACCGACTACGCCCTGCTGATCATCGCCCGCTACCGGGAAGAGCTGCACCGGCACGAAGACCGCCACACGGCGATGGCGCTGGCCGTGAACGGCTCGCTGCCGGCTCTGGCCGCCTCCGCCGCTACGGTGGCGGTCGCGACGCTGTGCCTGGTGTTCGGCAGCATGAACAGCACCAAGGGTCTGGGACCGGTCGTCGCCATCGGCGTTGTCCTGGTGTTCTTCGCCATGACCTCGCTGCTGCCGGCGCTGCTGGTGATCCTGGGCCGCTGGGTGTTCTGGCCCGTGAAGCCGCGCGTCACCGCGGGATACGACCCGAACTCCGCCCAGGGCCACGGCAAGTGGGCGAAGATCGCCGCAGCCGTGGGACGGCGCCCGCGCGCCGTGTGGATCGGCACGGCGCTGGTGCTGGGCGTCATGGCGCTGGGCGTCTTCGGCGTACAGACCGGCCAGACCCAGGCGGAGCAGTTCACCGGCAAGGTCGACTCGGTCACCGGCCAGCAGCTGCTGGCCAAGCACTTCCCCGCGGGCTCGTCGGCTCCCGCCGATGTGTACGTCCGCGACGCCGGGGCCGAATCCGCGACGGCCACCGTCGCCAAGGTGCCCGGTGTGTCCTCCGTCGACACCCAAGTGGCCAAGGGCGGCTGGACGCACCTGACCGCAGTGCTCCGCGACGCTCCGGACTCCGCGGCCGCCAAGGACACCATCAAGGACATCAGGAAGGCACTGGACGGCTCGACCGGTCCGGCGGCCGACGCGATCGTCGGAGGCCAGACGGCCGTGGCGCTCGACGTCTCCGAGGGGCAGAGCAGCGAGGAGAAGCTGCTGATCCCGCTGATCCTCGCCGTGGTGCTGGTGATGCTCCTCATCCTGCTGCGGGCGGTCATCGGATCGCTGGTGCTGCTCGTGTCCGTGGTGCTGTCGTTCGCGGCAGCCGTCGGCACGGCCTCGCTGCTGTTCCACGTACTCGACCACGCGAAGATCGACCGCGGGCTGGTGCTGTTCGGCTTCATCTTCCTCGTCGCGCTGGGTGTCGACTACACCATCTTCTTGATGACGCGCGCCAAGGAAGAGGTGCAGCTGCGCGGGCACCGCGAGGGAATCCTCACCGCCGTGACGGTGACCGGCGGCGTCATCACGTCGGCGGGCGTGGTGCTGGCTGCCACGTTCCTCGTCCTCGCGGCCATCCCCACGGTCAGCGCACTGCAGCAGGGGCTGCTGGTAGCGGTCGGAATCCTCCTCGACACGTTCCTGGTCCGCAGCCTGCTGGTTCCGGCGCTGGCCCTGGACCTGGGGCCGCGCTTCTGGCGGCCGGGCCTGCCGGAGCTGGAGGCGGCGCCGCACGAGTCCGGGAAGAGCCGGGCCGACGTGCCGACCACCGTCTGA
- a CDS encoding carboxymuconolactone decarboxylase family protein: protein MKARMQNPAKLLPDAMTGIQNLYKAMHQGGVEPRTLDLVHLRASQINGCSACVHGGVTGAKKGGETDERLHAVAAWRETPFFTDSERAALALTEAATRLADRSGQAVPDAIWDEAADHFTEQQLAAILLMIATTNFFNRLNATIQEPAGQNWG, encoded by the coding sequence ATGAAGGCTCGTATGCAGAACCCCGCCAAGCTTCTGCCGGACGCCATGACCGGCATTCAGAACCTCTACAAGGCCATGCACCAGGGCGGCGTCGAACCGCGCACGCTGGATCTGGTGCACCTGCGCGCGAGCCAGATCAACGGCTGCAGCGCCTGTGTCCACGGCGGCGTCACGGGCGCCAAGAAGGGCGGGGAGACCGACGAGCGTCTGCACGCCGTCGCGGCCTGGCGCGAGACGCCGTTCTTCACGGACTCCGAGCGCGCCGCGCTCGCACTGACCGAGGCCGCCACCCGGCTGGCCGACCGCAGCGGTCAGGCCGTGCCGGACGCGATCTGGGACGAGGCCGCCGACCACTTCACGGAGCAGCAGCTCGCCGCGATCCTCCTCATGATCGCGACGACGAACTTCTTCAACCGGCTGAACGCCACCATCCAGGAGCCCGCGGGCCAGAACTGGGGCTAG